TCCATGCGAAAACAGGGACCCTCATGGGGTCCCTGCAGGTTGAAGCTCCGATCAACGGTTCAGACGACGGGTCACCAGGGTCTGGGCCTCTTCCAGAGCGGCCTTGATGGTCACACCATTGTTCAGCACCTTGTCGAGGGCCGCAGCGAACGCATCGTTGGCAACAGACTCCAGACGGTTGGACTCGATGCCCTTCACATTGTTGGCGGCGCGAACCCACATGGGTCGGGCCACCTGTCCACCGAGGAAGTCCACAGGCTGACGGAACAGCGCATCGTTCTGGGCAGACTTCAGGGAGGGGAGGGAGCTGTTCACCCGGAAGGAGTTCAGCTGCACTTCACGGTTGAGGGAGAAGAATTTCAGGAATTCCCAGGCCAGTTCTTTGTTTTTGCTCTGCTTGGGGATGGCCATGAAGCTTCCACCCCAGGTGGCGTAGCTTTTCTCGGGAAGGTCCACAGCACGCCATTTGCCTGCCGTGTCGGGAATCAGGCCACGCATAGTGCCCTCAAACCAGGCCCCGAAAGGCTGGGTGGCAATGCGTCCTTTGTTCAGGCCATCGGTCCACTCAGGACTCCACTCGGCGATGTTGGCGTCCAGTTTGGCGTCACGCACCTGCTTGGCCAGGGTGATGGCCTGCACGAAACGGGGGCTGGTCAGGACAGGGTTGCCTTTTGAGTCAAAGAAGAGGCTTTCCCCATTGGTGACTTTTGCACGGATGTAGGCCTGGGCCACAAAGCCAGCGTTGTGGAGCAGGTAGGCACCAGTCTTCTCTTTGATTTTCTTTCCTGCCTGGATGTAACTGTCCCAGCTCTTGGTCAGCTGTGAGGTGGTGACGCCTGCCTTCTTGAGGATGTCGTCACGGTAGAAAAGGGTACCAGGTGCAATGTCTGCAGGGAACACGTACATGCCGCCGTCAGGGTTGGTGGCCTGCGCCCATGCGTAAGCAGTGACCTGTTTCTGGTACTGTTTGCCGTTGTAAGGGGCTTTCAGCAGGTCTTCGAGACCGCCAGACTCACCGAATTTTGCCACAAATCCCACTTCCACACAGGTGACATCTCCTGCACCAGAGCCGGTGGCAAGTGCAGTGGTCAGGGCGTTGTGGTGGTCACCATAGGCCAGGGTGTTGACTTTGATGTCCACGTCGGGGTGGAGCTTTTTCCACATGGGAATGGCGGCTTCCACCGAGACATTCATGTTGGAGAAGCAACTGACGGTGAGGGTGGCTGCCTGGGCGGTGCCGTAGGCAGAGAGGGCAACAATCAGACCAAGAACGCGTTTCATCTTAACTTTCCTCCTCAGAGAGAACAGGGCGTATGGAAGCACATCTCTGGCTTTCAAAAGAATCCTGAAAGCAGAAACATGTCGTGCAGGCACGGGTGAAGGCGTCCATGCCTGCACGGCTGGAACAGAAGTGACCTTTGACAGCAACACCCGTGAAGGGCTGCGGTCTGTGGATCACAGCGAAGAGAATTGAAAACGTTTGCTCAAGAGGATTCTACTGGATGTCCTGCAAAATCCGCATATCAAAATGAAGCGAA
This sequence is a window from Deinococcus cellulosilyticus NBRC 106333 = KACC 11606. Protein-coding genes within it:
- a CDS encoding ABC transporter substrate-binding protein; its protein translation is MKRVLGLIVALSAYGTAQAATLTVSCFSNMNVSVEAAIPMWKKLHPDVDIKVNTLAYGDHHNALTTALATGSGAGDVTCVEVGFVAKFGESGGLEDLLKAPYNGKQYQKQVTAYAWAQATNPDGGMYVFPADIAPGTLFYRDDILKKAGVTTSQLTKSWDSYIQAGKKIKEKTGAYLLHNAGFVAQAYIRAKVTNGESLFFDSKGNPVLTSPRFVQAITLAKQVRDAKLDANIAEWSPEWTDGLNKGRIATQPFGAWFEGTMRGLIPDTAGKWRAVDLPEKSYATWGGSFMAIPKQSKNKELAWEFLKFFSLNREVQLNSFRVNSSLPSLKSAQNDALFRQPVDFLGGQVARPMWVRAANNVKGIESNRLESVANDAFAAALDKVLNNGVTIKAALEEAQTLVTRRLNR